DNA sequence from the Drosophila sechellia strain sech25 chromosome 3L, ASM438219v1, whole genome shotgun sequence genome:
GAACTAACGTACATGTGTAAattgcacatacatatatctatataaataaaagcgtTAAACGATTTATTTCAATAAAGTGTTTCTTCTGTTAAAGAAAAAACTGCTTCTGTTAGCGAAGTAATGCTTTTAGAAAACGAAGCATACTTTTCGGGCTTAGTGAGTCACATTAAAACTCATAGTATAGCAAAAGGCATATGTAATATAAAAGCCAAATATGTGAGCCTTGCAgaagaatttaaaagttaGCCAAGATTTACCTTCCCAAAAATCATAAGGTACTAAATTATACTATTGAAATAACATAAATTTGtacgatttttttttacacCTAAATAGACAGCTAGCTacttgatttaattttaaatactcTAAGACAATTAAGTTGAATTCCGACTTCTAAGCTTTGTGTTGTCTCGCTATATTCCCGACTATCAAAAGACAGTtaattaaaatcgaaagatttttattttcacgcTTATATCAAGTGGACTCGGCTTTCCTGCGATAGGGAAAGGCTAAGCCACTCATTCACAATTCGTTCAAAAATATGGCTAATACTTAATCTGTGTATTTACAACGAGCTTCGAGAGCCTAGAAGTTGAACGCGGGCTGGGGGTCGTTGGGGTAGCTGTATCCCTTCTGGACGGGGGGCAGGTACTCGACCTTGGGGGTCACGTACACTTTCTTGgtcggtggtggtggtgggggtgGGGTGTACACAACGACCTTCTTGGTTGGGGGAGGGATGTAcactggtggtggtggtgggggtgTTGTGTACACAACGACCTTCTTGGTTGGGGGAGGGATGTAcactggtggtggtggtggaggtggGGTGTACACAACGACCTTcttggtgggtggtggcacGTAGACTGGGGGAGTGGGTGGGGGTGGCAGGTACTCAACCTTTGGTGCTGGAGGAGCAGAGACCTCGAATTTCACGGAGGGCTGGCCGTAGTGGTAGCCATCGTCCTTCAGGATGCCAGTTGGGGGTGGGGTGTACACGACCTTCttcggtggtggtggtgaggGTGGGGTGTAGACGACGACCTTCTtggttggtggtggtgggggtgGGGTGTATACAACCTTCTTGGTTGGGGGTGGCACATACACTGGGGGAGGGGCGATAACCACCTTCTTGGTCGGAGGAGGCAGGTACTCAACCTTTGGTGGTGGAGGAGCAGAGACCTCGAATTTCACGGAGGGCTGGCCGTAGTGGTAGCCATCGTCCTTCAGGATGCCAGTTGGGGGTGGGGTGTACACGACCTTCttcggtggtggtggtgggggtggggtgtagacgacgaccttcttggttggtggtggtgggggtgGGGTGTAGACAACCTTCTTGGTTGGGGGTGGCACATACACCTTCTTGGTCGGAGGAGGCAGGTACTCAACCTTTGGTGGTGGAGGAGCAGAGACCTCGAATTTCACGGAGGGCTGGCCGTAGTGGTATCCATCGTCCTTGAGGACACCAGCGGGCTCGGAGTGGAAGACCACTGGAGGGGTGTAGACGGGGCGAGGGGGTGTGGGCCTGGGCTTGGGGGCCTCGTAGACCACTACTGGTGGGGCAGACTCGTGGGGCACATAGGGCACGTCGATGACGACCGGAGCGCGTGGTGGGGCATAGTGGTATCCATCCTCCTGCAGGTTGTTGCTGTGCGAGAACAGATGAGAAACATCTGCGCTGGCCACGGCCACCAGGGCAAAAGCGATCAGGAATTTCTGCGAAGAAAACACAGATCGGTAAGCAAAGCTGCATTTTAGGTGTTCACAGGTATTCCACGGTCTGCCAGCTCGGTATTCGTATCCACCACCGAGTGCAGCGCTCTAATCCTCGACACTCCATTTCCGTTCCTCGGCTTGCGGTCTTACCATTTTGCTCAGATCCAATTCAACACCTCGAAGGTAGAGTTGTGACTGTGCCTTTTCTGCTCGGGTCTACATTATTTATAGTTCAGCGTGCCTCAGGATGGCCAAAAGAGATTTCACGGCAGAAGCTTCTCGTCGGAGCTCCGAAAACTAAACAGAACCTGCTTGGTTTGGTTAACCGGCTGCTGCTGACGTCTCTGAGTCTTCTGGCTACGCAGCTCCCTCAGAACGACACCCATAAACTTACGGTCTATCTTGTTCTCTGTCACGTCCCAGGcgaaattttatattttggcgACAAATTTAGATTTTGGCCAGGgcaacaaaatgaaaaaaaagatAGCACATCCAAGTAGAACCCACCTAAATGAACtcgaatataataaaaatcataatCCAAGGAAAGCAAAAAGACTACTTTTAAATATGTGATAACTTAAAAGCTGAGTCTGCGCTTCGTGAGCTGTTTGAAaagatttaatttaaattcaagaaaaacCGGTGAAATATGGACGATCGCGTGGAAGAACTCAGAAAGTGGAGGCGCAGAAATGCTGGAATTTCGGGGATGGAGGTCCCGCATGGGCTCGCAATTTCATGCTCGATAATCTGCAAATATTTGGATAGTTGTGATCGATAACCAGCAGGGGTGCCCCGCCATATGACAGCCaatttggagaagatggagcCACTTCGCACTTCACGACATAGACAATGGCACTCTTTAAATGATCCCCCACATAAATCTAGTTTAGAGCCACGTTCCGCGCTGGTTAGCGCGACGAAAAGCATAAATTAATTTCGCATTGATTTGGTTCTATAAAAAATACCTCTTTCagtatgttttatttatgagagcGTTCGTGGATTTGCATAAATTCTCCCAAAAGTTCCGCCTGTGGCTTGAGGCACCAAATTATCTCTCCCGACGAAAAAAATTATTCACACTCTCGAAGGGCAACCTTCACCCAAACGTCATCCAGGTGCATGAATCAGTCATTGGAAGTGGAACCGGTTGATCATGCAGTGCCCTCCTCAAACTGACCTTTGCCATGGCCCGGTGCAAGGACAACCACAATCACAACTTAACCCACTGTTCCAGATTCCTGTTCTCTTTTAAAGGCAATTGATAAATCGATTTACGCAAGTCGAAAGTTGCACTCTTAAACTGATTTTTAATGTTAGTCATTTGAATACCTACCATCAAACTTGATTGTTATACAATCgatttgaattttaatgaaGTCCATTTATTTTTGCCATAATCGCACACAAATCTTTTTCTTCAGATTGTGCCGTTAATTGCTTCTCGATTCAAATACATTATTATCCTCTTCGGATATGACGTACAAGTATATGGATAGTATTCCAAGAATTCCCACCAAACGTGGCTAGGTCGATCGTTGACCGACGCAATAATTTGATTCATGCTGTTCTTTTTTTAGAATTTCGGGGGTTTTTCGCTTAATTTCCATTTAGAAGTTGTATTGCGCAATCTATAGGGCAGATCTCTCAGTATCGACGAAATCTGGTTTGCACGTCATACTTAGTGCGAACTATCTACGTCATGACTTGGACTAATTCGTCAATCAAGTGATTATTAAACGTGCCATAGTCATCGATTAATCGCTATGGCTAATTTGGAATGGTTGTTAGCGACTCTGACAATTTGTCGGAATTTGATGTGTGTGATCCGACCCGAGCGGATCAAAGTTTCCGGCATTTAAATTAGTTCTCAGACTCAGCTAATATGAAAAATCAGCTCTGATTACTTCATCTGAAATGAAAACAACGCTTTTGCCTGCGGTTTAATTAGATTAATGCTGGGTAAATGCCACACAACGGTAAACGAGTTTGCAATCTGCACTCCccaagtatgtatgtatataccaaatatatattaaagcaAAAGTGTATTCTAAACAATGAATTTGGTTAGCGTTTTGTTGAAATAGCGAAATATGTGCACTGCTAAACACGCGTGCGATGTATTGGGATTGGGGATCTGATTCGAAAGACGGGGATCGGAAATTGCAGAGCCGTATAACCGATCCTGAAACCGGTTCAATTAGTTTGGTGAATGCTTTAGTATTTAGTGTTTATAAATTTCACATTAGGTATTGGGCATAATTAAGAACAAGTTTATTCTGTTCATTCCTATGAGTGAGTTCTCCCAAAACCAAATCCAAGACCAAATTCCAACCGAATGCaagcaaataattttgaaaactCTTTATCAATCCCAGCATAATGTCAAACATTAATCTTCAAGGGGGCGAGATAATGTGGGGAATCAATTAGCGGCCAAGCAACGGAAGCCAAGTTAACACAGCCAACCAGCTGCAGGCCAATATATACTGGAAGTTTGGCAACTTTTTGCACGAACAAAACGAAACCGCAAGCCAACAGAACACACAAAAGCTAAAGTTCATTAAGAATACAACAAAATTTCTTTCTGGCTGTATAAATCTGCATTAAGAGCACATAAATtccaaaaaattatttaacatCGTCTTTGAACCGGCCGTTGTGGCTAACATTTCTGGTTCGTGTCTCCGCTTGCGCTGTTACGGCATCAGATCACAGTTCTTTAACAGTGGCGATACAGACAATTTAGCAGAACACGAACTAGTAAGCACAAATGCTAAAACTCGTATTATACCTGTAAATGTCTGAAATAAGTGGGTATACTAGGTAAGATAAACAGTACGTAACACTAGAAGGCAgcttaatgaaatatatatgttcttGATTAGGAGGACTAGGACCAGGGGAGAATCTGACTGTCCTAAGGAACGTCAAGATGTGAAAATGTTATTTTGTTTAGGTCACCATAAGAATGATAATAAATATTAGGTTCATACCCATTACTCAGGGCACTGAACCGGTATGGGACAGAGTATATAATATACGTATGAATCATCTACCCAAAAGAGTACCATGACTGAATCCCTAATCCAATTATCCATTAGGTGGGatctttattaattattacaaACTCAGATTAGGAAAAAAACACATTTCAAATTGCGTCATATTAGTTAGCTCTTAATATGGAAGAAAAGTGAAAGTATTTACCAAAACAGATTTATTGACTTGACGAGctacttttatttaaatattttaactcAAATTGATGCGAGCAATTGTTTTATGGCTGACATGAAACCTGCGCCTGGACTactgctttttatttatggtTCGCAGTCGCAGCCGCATTTCGCCAGACGACTGCAATCAGAAAGACAATACCGATACATATGCAAAAGATATACCAGCTGAATGTTATTagatatactatatatttggGGTTCTGCTCAAATTGTCTTATAAATACCAAATGATCTGCTCGCAAAAAAACAGTTTAATTGTTCGACTTTGTGTGATCAACATGGTGGGTTTCAATCGGATTGGATTTAATAATTGTGAGATTAATGGAAAGTTTTTCTGCCCCAGCGTGTCCTCTTCTTGCCTTTCGCAGTGGCTCTCTTGGGAGTGGTCGGTGCCACTTCTCTATCCAGGACCTATTTGCCGCCTCAGGTGCAGGTGGTGCAACCCCAGGTTATCTCTGTTCCCAGAGTCCAAGTGCAGCCACAGATCATCCAGCGCCAGGTGGTTCAGCCACAGAACACCTATCTACCTCCCGCCCCTCGGGTGGTGCCACAAGTGGTTCCCGTTTATCGTCCTTCGCCAGTGGTGCAGATAGCACGCCCTGCTCCCCAAGTGATCTCGGTGGCTGCTCCTCGTAACACCTATCTGCCACCCCAAGTGATTAGTCGCCCCGCTCCACAGGTGGTGTCCATTGCTCGTCCCGCTCCACAGGTGGTGTCCATTGCTCGTCCTGCACCACAGGTGGTGTCCATTGCTCGTCCTGCACCGCAAGTGATCTCGGTGGCTGCTCCGCGCAATACCTACCTGCCGCCACAAGTCATCGCTCCCCGTAACACCTATCTGCCGCCCCAGTAAGATGCATCATCATCCGAAACAACATTTCTGAGCAACCACCAACTCAACTGGTTTGTGGTTTAACCCACAACACCAACTATATTCGAATGCTAATTCACCATCTCGGCaaagaaatgcaaaaatgCATTGAATGGGTTTATTTGTGTGTCTGGCTTGATACGATTTGCATATTCTCGAATTAGCGCAACAGAGACAATAAAGAAAGCTCAGAAAGATAAACAATAACATTGTTTAGACTCGAGACCATTGGAGGGCGTCAATTCGGATCAGATAACGTAATTATGCAAAAAAGGACACCAGATGCCCAGATGCCATTAACCCCAAGAGGAAATGTTTAGACACCTAATATATTGGGAGTCGCGATCTTGAGGCTTCTCTGAACAATTAATCAAGCAGTCAATCAATCGAGTTAGCGGAACATTAAGTCATTAGAATGAGCgatttgtttggtttaagTGGATAAGGTCTACGGCTGACTAGATAGTTTATGACCGGCTAATTGCTATACCTCTTGTTCTGGATCAATTTAAAAATAGCTCTCTGCTACTGTTTTTATTAACCCAATATCGAGTTTAGTCTTTGCAAAAGCTTGGGTGAATTAAAAAAGCTTTTCTTAAAGACGAAACTAAACTATCAGGTTTGCGATAAAATTgttttggcaaaaaattaaGCTGTGATACGTGTATTCTtatgaatattaatatttggcATGACAGCAAAAAAAATGAGAGTTTTAAAGCCAAACTCCATGGCGTACCTAACTGATAAAAACAAGACCCATCTGGCGTCGTGGTCGAGGTATCTGTTTGcccaattaaacaaatttttcgACGCGAAGAAAAACGTTTCGTTGATTTATGATACTCAGCACTTCCGTTTGGATCCGTAGATTCGCCGACTTGTATAAAAGTACAGGAGTCGCTGGTCTATGATATTATTCGATTCTTTGCTCCTAAAGCAAACAGATCATCTAGAATGGTAAGGATCTGCCTTGAGGATTATATTTGCCggcatataattttatttgtattttttttccgGCAGAAATTCTTCATCTTGACTTTGGCCGTGGTTGGGTGTGTGGCCGCCGAATCTGGCTACAACTACAATGCTCCCCGCCAGGTAGCCGCCCCTGCTCCTGTTTTCCAGCAAGCTGCCTCTGCTCCGGCTCCAGTGAGGACCTACGTGCCCCCAGCTCCAGCCGCCTCTGCCCCAGTGCAGTCGTTTGCCCCTGCCCCAGCTCCAGTAGCTGCTCCTTCTCCCGTTTTCCAGCAGGCCGCCTCTGCACCAGCACCAGCCTGCACTTACGTGCCTCCCGCTCCCCAGGTCCACCACCATGCCGCTGCCTCAGCTCCAGCTCCCGTTCAGTCCTTTGCTCCTGCTCCGGCTCCCGCTACTTTCGCTGCTCCCGCTCCGGCTCCAGTTTTCCATGCCGCTGAGTCTGCCCCCGCTCCAGTGAGGACCTATGCCCCCGTGCAGTCCTTCGcctctgctcctgctcctgctttCGAGTCCTCCGGACCGGTGTTCGAGGCCGCCGCTTCCGCGCCCTCTCCCGCCCGCTCCGGATACGATTATAGCCAGCCCGCCGCCAGCCAGCAGGGATACAAGTACAAGACCGTCCGTCGCCGTGTGTTCAAGCACCGCGCTTAGACGATAATGATGATACGATAAAATGCGACAATAAAAAACGCGAatgttaaatttataaaaacataGTTTTATTTGAGCATTAAAACACCAATAAAGATAATATGATAATTGGATAATTATACAAGAATGATATGGTGTATAGTTTTAGCTAAAGAAGcacacaaaaaaatttaaaaaacctaAAACAACATTTCAATAGTGCTAAAATTCTCCCtagcaatgacaaaaacataTCGCAAGATTAGTGGAGCAACAACCTTAAATTTtatacatacttgttaatTAGTATTGGAATGCAGTTTTTCAATGAACTTTAGCTTCTGTATGAAATTTTTCGgggtatataaatatatttatagctTAAGCCTTCTTAATGTTATGTTTTagcttatttaatttttatttcttaccCATTACTTTTACTCAGCTGTTAATGATAAATTTGTGTGCAGCTTCACTTGTATTACTAGGCCAAATTCACACCTGAAAATTAAGTTCGAAGAACCCATGCGTTATCGCATAAGTGTGCAGCGCACTTGGGCCAATAAATTTAAACGCTTTGATCTGACAAATTTACGGGACACTTTCGTTGTGCTTCAGAATATTCAATAGAATTTAAATTGGCGGCTAATCAATAAGAACAATTGGGTCACATTAAGCGCGGAATCGATTTCTCACGCTCGGCAACAGGTTTCGCTTTCAACTTTGGTCTTATTTTGATGGCTCGATGTGGGGATGCAACACAAAAGATCCCGAAGAGAGTATATAAGTTGCATCCGCAGCTGCTAACAGTCACTGGCACTTTAGCAATGGTAACAGATCAACGATGATCTAGGCTCCGTATTTCACcaatctatttttattttagaaagTCCTTGTGATCCTGATTTTATGCCTTATGGCAATCGCATGTCTGGCGGACGTTTCTCATGTGAAACACCTCAAGCACCAGCGGCATCATCACACCAGGGATCACGAAGATGACGATGAGGAGTCCCATTACCTACCTCCCCACGAGGAAAAGGAGGTGGAGCAACCTTATTACAAGAAGGAAAAGCATACTAGTGAAAAGGTTGTTTACCACAAGGAAGAGGAGCACGAGGAGCCCAAATACTACCAGGAGCATAAGGAGCATCACCATGAAGAGCCCAAAAAACAGAGAGTGGATCACTACCATCACTATGACAAGAAGCCAGAAGTAAAAACCCAGCACATCCACTACAAGCATAGCAAGCCCCATGTTCGTACGGATTACAATCAGGACTTGTTCACCCCAGCTGCTACCCAAGTGGTTTATCGCCGCCGTCGTCCTAGTCGAATTCTATACGCCAGTGCCCCCAACTCGGTCTTCCATACCCACACGCAGATCAACGTGCAATCCCAGGACTCGGAATTGAATTCCCTTACTCGACCAGATCTTGCACAAGGAGCGCAGGATGCTGCTGGGGCTCAAGCACCGACTGGAGCTCAGGCACCAGGCTTTCGACCCAACTGCCAGTTTGTCGGACCTGGAAACGTACCACCTGGCTGTGGACCCTCCGATCCCATAGGTGCTCAGCTACCAGCAAGTGCTTTGGCACCCACTGGTGCTAATCTTCCGGCCAATCAACCTGTTGCCGGCGGACAATTGGCTGTTCTGGGTAACGGTCAGCGACCTCCACGTCCAGGTGGCTATGGAGGTGGATATGGCAACCGACTGAACTTTTTCGTTGATCCTTCGCTGGGCGCTCAGTTGGGAGCCATAGGAAATGCTGGAGCTGGAAATCAACAGGCTGCCGTAGGAGGTCAGCTTGCGGGAGGAGCTCAACTTGGAGGAAGCCAAGGATTCGACCCTTCTTTTGGTGCCCAAGCAGCTGCCGGAGGTCCATTTAACACTGGGTTTGGAGCTGGTCAAGCTCAAAGACCTGTGCAAAACCAATATGATCCCAATCTTCAGCTAGGTGGCCCTTTTGATCCTTCTTTAGGTGCTCAATTGGGCGCAGGTCAGGGTGCTTCTAACCAAAGACCAAGTGGACAGGGAGCATTTGATCCTTCTACGGGTGCTCAATTGGGCGCAGGTCAGGGTATTAACCAGAGACCAAGTGCACAGGGAGCATTTGATCCTTCGACAGGTGCCCAACTAGGAGCTGGACAGGGTATTTCTAACCAGAGACCCAATGCACAAGCACCCTTTGATCCCGCTTCGGGCGCTCAACTTGGAGCTGGACAAGGCGTGCCTAACCAGCGACCCAATGCAGCTGGACAGGGAGCTATTGATCCCAATCAGGGACAGTCCGACCCCTCCAGTGGAGCCCAATTGGCAGCGGGACAAGTTCCACGCCTCAACAACCGACGACAGCGTAATCGATCCAACTACCAGGGCCTCAATGTGCTAAATGGAAACGTTTTCGGACAACCCCATCTCCAGGGACCCACAAATGCGCTGGGAAATCAACAGGACACCAACATCATAGACGGCAACTTCTACAGCGATCCCCATCATGGACACCAGCGGGCTTTGGTATCGGTTAATCCCAATCAGCGTTCAGTCCTTATACCCGATGACGATGATGCAGACGATGATGGGCAGCTAGGATTTCTGGGGTTTGCGGCCAGTAACAGGCAGTCCTCTTATGTGGTTGCTCCCAAAAAACTGCGATCTCAGAGGAAGCGAAACAATGTGGATCTTAAAACATCTGCATCGGAGTACGACACTGATTATCGTGAGGATGGCTATCACTACCAGAAGCCCAAACAGTCTTTCGAGTTCTAAGTATTTTAAAACAGAACATATTATACTATAAATTAAATCATACTTATCAGCATTTGCTACAAGAGCATACACAACAAACCTTGATTACTTATTTAAAGCATACTTTCAGGCGAAAACTATGGTGGttatttccgtttccgctcaAAGTGGCTTCAAAGTTTGTCGAGAAATCGACACGGGTTTTCAAGCTGAGCTTTACTAATTGAGCTTTTGATTAAGCTTTACACTATCTTACATTATAATATCTATATTCCATATAAAAATATCCAGATATTTATAAACTATGTATATTTGATTGCTTTGTTTGcgtttaaattatatatattaacataaatatataaaaatacgTGCAAATAGATTAGGACATTTATGTTCTGGCCATATCTGCTATTGCCTTTGACGGAAAAGATTAATATATTGTCCATTAGGGTACGCGGAAAGGAAACTAGTTCAGAGCTATATAGAAATAGAGGCACAAAGCGATTTTTATAGTGAGAGAGGCAAAATGAATTGTCGACATAAATTTATGCAATCATTTAGATTCGATTCTCATGCAAATCCAATCAACTGAAAtcaaaatagaaataaaacaaaatctaTTGTTTCACTAGGCAGCAGATCTTGGCCAGTCGACTGCATAGAGGTGAGCTGGCCAAAACACATTCATTGGATCCGATTTTGGCCCGCCTCATTTGTGACCTATGGATAAAAGGCTGCGTGTATGTTATGTTTTTGTTATGATTATTTTTGCGCAGACTGAGGCGGGCCTTAGTAATGTTTAAATTCGGCAATCAATGTCAATATTAGCGAGTGGACTCCTAAATCAAATGCGGGCAGTTCACTGCCGGCATGtgtttcttttttggccaactgtaGGTCAGAGATTATTAGCCTTAGCCCATCTCGTCGGCTCGTGACCCAATGCACCGGCCCATAGAAACCTATTAGCTGCTCCCCATAAATCAGCGTACTTCGCCTGGTGAAATTAGAACGCTTAAGTGAGTCAAATGCCCGCAACAGGGGCATCAAAAAAATGGATACAAGtagcattaaattaaaatattttatggcaAACTTTCGGATCAAACTCTACGGAGGGCATAAAATTAACGGAGACCGCTAGAGCATTCAAAGACCGCTGATTACAGAAATAAATTTCGGATGATGTCTGTGCGAATTTCGCCGGCTTGTGGCTATGCAAAACGAGTGAGTGGGTTCAAAGTGGGGCTGCTGGAGTTCAATGATCCGATGCCACCCGCTTCTTTGGCAATTATTGCTATCAAACATTTTGGACCATCATTTTTAGGCTTTCCCGAGGCACTGATCAAAATCAGAACTGAGAAATTAAAGAACAGGATTgattattcatttatttattaatcacACAATTTTATTCACCAAAACAGGAAACTTAATTAAACGTCATTAATGTTTGAAATATATCGAATGTACACTGATTTCTTTAggtgtatttattatttaatgacTTTCCAGATGGCCAACATAGAGCTAAATCTTTGTACTGAAAGGGTTCTGAGTTTTGAGATCATAACTAATCCGATGTCATGTAACTCCGCCTTGCGTCATCCGTTAAACATAGCCTAAGAAATCGACGAGCATTCGATGCTCGGATGATTAATTTTCATAACTTGGCAGccacataattaattttagACAGCCCACAACcgaaaatacattttcaagAACGATCGCACTTTAAGCCTTATATTTCCATCAGCCATCAAACAGAAAGCCCCTCGATGAGCCGCAGGCAGCTCCAAAATAAGAATCGAATtagaatcagaatcagaattaCATGAAAGGAACTTGCCAAATTTCGGCTGCCACGCGTTTCCATTATTTATTGGCCCCGAGCCGAGTGTTAAAAGTGTGCGGAGTTTTGTTTTTCATCTTTTTTGCTGCCCTGTTGCTTGGCGTtgaattttgtatatttatattttagctCTTTTCGGAtttgttatgttttttttaGAGCTCTGGAGATGCGCTTCATGACGGTGGTGGCACTTTCTAGTCGCCGGCTCAGAAGAGTGGGGCGATTTCAAAACGGGTTTCCAGAATGATTTATCATATATTTTAGTTAAACGAAAAAAGAGCATCACAGGCTAAAAGAACGTTAAGTTTATCATAAAAGACTAAAACGTGTACTTGGCTAGTGAGTGCTGGGGTCTTTTTAAACAGACTGTCTTTTACGCTGTAACAAAAGCAGCAGACTATATTTGATTTAGAAAATTTGGATGAAGAGCAGAAACATGTAAAGGAATTGtaccaaaatttaaataagatAATAAGGCggtaataaatacaaataacagaaatataaaatgttaattttactACTACCAACCTTGTAAtatgtaaataatataattttcatAATAATCCGATGTCCTACCATATGTAAGCTTTCATATATAACTATCCTGGAGTTTTGGaaagatattaaattccaCATTATATAAA
Encoded proteins:
- the LOC6610789 gene encoding extensin-3 isoform X1; the encoded protein is MKFLIAFALVAVASADVSHLFSHSNNLQEDGYHYAPPRAPVVIDVPYVPHESAPPVVVYEAPKPRPTPPRPVYTPPVVFHSEPAGVLKDDGYHYGQPSVKFEVSAPPPPKVEYLPPPTKKVYVPPPTKKVVYTPPPPPPTKKVVVYTPPPPPPPKKVVYTPPPTGILKDDGYHYGQPSVKFEVSAPPPPKVEYLPPPTKKVVIAPPPVYVPPPTKKVVYTPPPPPPTKKVVVYTPPSPPPPKKVVYTPPPTGILKDDGYHYGQPSVKFEVSAPPAPKVEYLPPPPTPPVYVPPPTKKVVVYTPPPPPPPVYIPPPTKKVVVYTTPPPPPPVYIPPPTKKVVVYTPPPPPPPTKKVYVTPKVEYLPPVQKGYSYPNDPQPAFNF
- the LOC6610789 gene encoding extensin-1 isoform X2; the protein is MKFLIAFALVAVASADVSHLFSHSNNLQEDGYHYAPPRAPVVIDVPYVPHESAPPVVVYEAPKPRPTPPRPVYTPPVVFHSEPAGVLKDDGYHYGQPSVKFEVSAPPPPKVEYLPPPTKKVVIAPPPVYVPPPTKKVVYTPPPPPPTKKVVVYTPPSPPPPKKVVYTPPPTGILKDDGYHYGQPSVKFEVSAPPAPKVEYLPPPPTPPVYVPPPTKKVVVYTPPPPPPPVYIPPPTKKVVVYTTPPPPPPVYIPPPTKKVVVYTPPPPPPPTKKVYVTPKVEYLPPVQKGYSYPNDPQPAFNF
- the LOC6610790 gene encoding MAGE-like protein 2, which translates into the protein MICSQKNSLIVRLCVINMRVLFLPFAVALLGVVGATSLSRTYLPPQVQVVQPQVISVPRVQVQPQIIQRQVVQPQNTYLPPAPRVVPQVVPVYRPSPVVQIARPAPQVISVAAPRNTYLPPQVISRPAPQVVSIARPAPQVVSIARPAPQVVSIARPAPQVISVAAPRNTYLPPQVIAPRNTYLPPQ
- the LOC6610791 gene encoding skin secretory protein xP2, with the protein product MKFFILTLAVVGCVAAESGYNYNAPRQVAAPAPVFQQAASAPAPVRTYVPPAPAASAPVQSFAPAPAPVAAPSPVFQQAASAPAPACTYVPPAPQVHHHAAASAPAPVQSFAPAPAPATFAAPAPAPVFHAAESAPAPVRTYAPVQSFASAPAPAFESSGPVFEAAASAPSPARSGYDYSQPAASQQGYKYKTVRRRVFKHRA
- the LOC6610792 gene encoding uncharacterized protein LOC6610792 is translated as MKVLVILILCLMAIACLADVSHVKHLKHQRHHHTRDHEDDDEESHYLPPHEEKEVEQPYYKKEKHTSEKVVYHKEEEHEEPKYYQEHKEHHHEEPKKQRVDHYHHYDKKPEVKTQHIHYKHSKPHVRTDYNQDLFTPAATQVVYRRRRPSRILYASAPNSVFHTHTQINVQSQDSELNSLTRPDLAQGAQDAAGAQAPTGAQAPGFRPNCQFVGPGNVPPGCGPSDPIGAQLPASALAPTGANLPANQPVAGGQLAVLGNGQRPPRPGGYGGGYGNRLNFFVDPSLGAQLGAIGNAGAGNQQAAVGGQLAGGAQLGGSQGFDPSFGAQAAAGGPFNTGFGAGQAQRPVQNQYDPNLQLGGPFDPSLGAQLGAGQGASNQRPSGQGAFDPSTGAQLGAGQGINQRPSAQGAFDPSTGAQLGAGQGISNQRPNAQAPFDPASGAQLGAGQGVPNQRPNAAGQGAIDPNQGQSDPSSGAQLAAGQVPRLNNRRQRNRSNYQGLNVLNGNVFGQPHLQGPTNALGNQQDTNIIDGNFYSDPHHGHQRALVSVNPNQRSVLIPDDDDADDDGQLGFLGFAASNRQSSYVVAPKKLRSQRKRNNVDLKTSASEYDTDYREDGYHYQKPKQSFEF